One part of the Bacillus sp. FJAT-27916 genome encodes these proteins:
- a CDS encoding mandelate racemase/muconate lactonizing enzyme family protein — translation MKVTNIDTFLVRVPLVKPFKTAVRTVLSADSLVVRLDCDNGISGWGEAPATVAVTGDSLSSIDAAIKEHLGPFLIGRNLLAYEEVLTGLSGVMVGNTSAKAALDMAVYDCLAQNSHLPLYEYLGGAYGELETNMTVSVNSPEEMGEDTECYKEQGFSILKVKVGIGDIELDIQRVREIRKKAGNHIRIRLDANQGWSPKMAVRAIGQMEDEGLDIELVEQPVKAHDLHGLKQVTDHVNTLIMADESVFSPKQALEVIRMRAADLINIKLMKAGGIYQGQKINQLAEAAGMECMAGSMIETHLGITAAAHFAASKQNITRYDFDAPLMLSKNILNGGLCYQTNKIHLPKEAGLGIRGIHTQ, via the coding sequence ATGAAAGTAACAAATATTGATACCTTCCTCGTGAGGGTACCCCTTGTTAAACCATTTAAAACGGCGGTCCGGACCGTTCTGTCTGCAGACTCACTTGTGGTACGCCTTGATTGTGACAATGGAATTTCCGGTTGGGGTGAAGCTCCTGCGACGGTCGCCGTTACAGGAGACTCCCTTTCATCCATAGATGCTGCGATAAAGGAGCATCTTGGTCCATTTTTGATTGGACGGAATCTCTTAGCCTATGAGGAGGTGCTTACTGGATTATCGGGTGTTATGGTAGGAAACACAAGCGCTAAAGCGGCGCTCGATATGGCAGTCTATGATTGTCTTGCACAAAATAGTCATCTCCCATTATATGAATATTTGGGAGGCGCATACGGAGAGCTTGAGACAAATATGACGGTCAGTGTGAACAGCCCCGAGGAGATGGGGGAGGATACGGAGTGTTATAAGGAGCAAGGTTTTTCCATTTTAAAGGTAAAGGTTGGTATAGGAGATATTGAACTTGATATACAACGCGTGAGGGAAATCAGAAAAAAGGCAGGAAACCATATACGCATCAGGCTTGATGCCAATCAGGGGTGGTCCCCGAAAATGGCAGTCAGGGCTATAGGGCAGATGGAGGATGAGGGACTGGATATTGAACTGGTGGAACAGCCGGTAAAGGCTCATGATCTGCACGGTCTGAAGCAGGTCACTGATCATGTAAACACGTTGATTATGGCAGATGAGTCTGTGTTCTCCCCTAAGCAGGCGCTCGAGGTCATCAGAATGCGTGCGGCAGACTTGATTAATATCAAGCTGATGAAGGCTGGAGGGATTTATCAAGGGCAGAAGATCAACCAGCTGGCAGAAGCCGCTGGGATGGAATGCATGGCAGGAAGCATGATTGAAACGCATCTTGGCATTACAGCAGCAGCCCATTTTGCGGCAAGCAAGCAAAATATCACACGTTATGATTTTGATGCACCTCTCATGCTTTCAAAAAACATTCTTAATGGCGGGCTTTGTTATCAGACTAACAAGATTCATTTACCGAAAGAGGCTGGCCTTGGAATCAGGGGAATTCATACGCAATAA
- a CDS encoding S66 peptidase family protein, translated as MAVKPERLKRGDKVGIIAPASPPDLEKLKRAVPFFEEALGLELVVGKNIENQYGYLAGRDEERASDVMSMFLDPDIKAVFCACGGYGTARIADLLDYEAIKNHPKIFWGYSDITYLHTAIRQRAGLVTFHGPMLASDIGNKEVHSITKQSFNQLFSPEGLCYTEEISRLDVLVEGSGEGELVGGNLCLITSSLGTENEIDTDGKILFIEDIHEEPRNVDRYLNQLWNAGKLQGIKGLVIGDFSDGEPERQKTLTLEEVLHHYADLIGKPAMSGFMIGHCDPHFAIPLGTACTIDTAAKVLKVESGVVANESNKY; from the coding sequence ATGGCTGTCAAACCAGAGAGACTTAAGAGGGGAGATAAGGTAGGAATCATTGCGCCTGCAAGTCCCCCTGACTTAGAGAAATTAAAAAGAGCTGTTCCATTTTTCGAGGAGGCTTTAGGACTGGAGCTGGTTGTTGGAAAGAACATAGAGAACCAATACGGCTATTTGGCCGGAAGGGATGAGGAGCGGGCAAGTGATGTGATGTCGATGTTCCTTGACCCGGATATTAAGGCTGTTTTTTGTGCCTGCGGCGGCTATGGAACGGCAAGAATCGCAGATTTACTCGACTATGAAGCTATTAAGAACCATCCCAAAATTTTTTGGGGCTATAGCGATATTACCTACCTTCATACCGCCATTAGACAGCGAGCTGGATTGGTGACTTTCCATGGGCCGATGCTTGCCAGTGATATCGGAAATAAGGAGGTACATTCCATAACGAAACAATCATTTAACCAATTGTTCAGTCCAGAGGGGCTTTGTTACACAGAGGAGATCTCAAGGCTTGACGTATTGGTAGAAGGGTCAGGAGAAGGGGAACTTGTTGGAGGGAATTTATGTTTGATTACCTCCTCGCTTGGTACGGAAAATGAGATTGATACGGATGGAAAGATTCTCTTTATTGAAGATATACATGAAGAACCCCGGAATGTTGACCGTTACTTGAATCAGCTGTGGAATGCCGGAAAACTGCAAGGAATCAAAGGGCTTGTTATAGGTGATTTCTCTGACGGAGAGCCGGAACGCCAAAAAACTTTAACGCTTGAAGAAGTTCTACATCATTATGCGGACTTAATTGGGAAGCCAGCCATGAGCGGGTTCATGATTGGGCATTGTGATCCTCATTTTGCTATTCCACTTGGCACGGCATGTACCATCGACACAGCTGCAAAGGTGCTCAAGGTAGAAAGCGGGGTAGTAGCGAATGAAAGTAACAAATATTGA
- a CDS encoding peptide ABC transporter substrate-binding protein, with amino-acid sequence MKKVISVLSILMMLVLSAACTATKESGNEESKGNQDGDEKVLYLNNGEEPTSFDPPIGFNAVSWNALNNLMEGLTRLGKNHEPEPAAAENWEVSDDGKVYTFFIREDAKWSNGDDLTASDFVYAWKRLLDPETASGAAFLGYFIEGGEAFNTEKGTADDVKVEAVDEKTFKVTLTSPQAYFLSVITNPAFFPINEKTAKENPEWFAEAESFVGNGPFILSEWKHDSHMIMKKNPEYWDADSVNLDKVNWAMVNDTTTEYQMYTNGELDTSDVPPEMSGQLIKEDKVKVEEQAGLYFFRFNVEKEPFQNINIRKAFAMATDQKQLVDYVTKNEEEPAYGFVAPGFKDPSGKDFREINGDLMVTDVNKAKELLAKGLEEENYDKLPEVTLTYSTGDDTHKKIAEALQQMYKENLGVDVKLANLESNVFAEDQKALKLQFSRSSFLADYADPINFLENFQTGHSMNRTGWSSEKYDELIKKAKLESDEKKRYELMYEAEQILMGEMPIIPIHFYNQLYLQADGVTDIIRHPVGYLELKWADKK; translated from the coding sequence ATGAAGAAAGTAATTTCTGTTTTAAGCATTTTGATGATGCTGGTGTTGAGTGCGGCTTGTACGGCGACAAAGGAATCTGGCAATGAAGAAAGTAAGGGCAATCAAGATGGCGATGAAAAGGTTCTTTATTTGAATAATGGAGAAGAACCAACATCCTTTGACCCGCCAATCGGCTTTAATGCGGTTTCCTGGAACGCACTTAATAATTTGATGGAAGGGTTGACGAGGCTTGGGAAGAACCATGAACCTGAACCAGCAGCAGCTGAAAATTGGGAGGTATCAGATGATGGGAAGGTATATACCTTCTTTATCCGTGAGGATGCGAAATGGTCTAATGGCGATGATTTGACTGCCTCTGATTTCGTCTATGCGTGGAAACGGCTCTTAGATCCGGAAACGGCTTCTGGTGCTGCCTTTCTCGGTTATTTCATTGAGGGCGGAGAAGCCTTTAATACAGAAAAAGGGACTGCAGACGATGTAAAGGTTGAGGCGGTTGATGAAAAGACCTTTAAGGTAACATTGACGAGTCCGCAAGCATATTTCTTGAGTGTTATCACGAATCCAGCATTCTTCCCTATCAATGAGAAGACAGCCAAAGAGAATCCTGAGTGGTTTGCCGAAGCAGAAAGCTTTGTTGGAAACGGCCCATTTATCCTATCTGAGTGGAAGCATGACAGTCACATGATTATGAAGAAGAACCCGGAATATTGGGATGCTGATTCGGTCAATCTCGATAAAGTAAACTGGGCAATGGTCAATGATACAACGACCGAATATCAGATGTACACGAACGGGGAACTGGATACGTCTGATGTGCCTCCAGAGATGAGCGGTCAATTGATTAAGGAGGATAAAGTAAAGGTTGAAGAACAGGCCGGACTTTATTTCTTCCGTTTCAATGTTGAGAAAGAGCCTTTTCAAAATATCAATATCCGGAAGGCATTTGCGATGGCGACAGATCAAAAGCAGCTAGTTGATTATGTGACGAAGAATGAAGAGGAGCCCGCCTATGGATTTGTGGCTCCAGGATTCAAGGACCCTTCTGGCAAGGACTTTAGGGAGATAAATGGAGATTTAATGGTGACAGATGTGAACAAAGCAAAGGAATTGCTGGCTAAAGGGCTCGAGGAGGAGAACTATGACAAGCTTCCCGAGGTCACGTTAACGTACTCTACGGGAGATGATACGCATAAGAAGATTGCGGAAGCCTTGCAGCAAATGTATAAGGAGAATCTTGGCGTGGATGTGAAGCTGGCTAATTTGGAATCCAATGTCTTTGCAGAAGACCAAAAGGCGTTGAAGCTTCAGTTTTCCAGAAGCTCCTTCCTGGCAGATTATGCAGACCCGATTAACTTTTTGGAAAACTTCCAAACTGGCCACTCGATGAACCGGACTGGCTGGAGCAGTGAAAAGTATGATGAACTAATCAAGAAAGCAAAGCTTGAGAGTGATGAAAAGAAGCGTTATGAGTTGATGTATGAGGCAGAACAAATTCTAATGGGTGAAATGCCAATCATCCCAATTCACTTCTACAATCAATTGTATTTACAGGCAGATGGCGTCACGGACATCATTCGCCATCCAGTTGGCTATTTGGAATTAAAATGGGCGGATAAAAAGTAA
- a CDS encoding ABC transporter ATP-binding protein: MEKVLQVHDLHVQFSTFGGIVHAVRGVSFSLYRGETLAIVGESGCGKSVTSQSIMGLIPTPHGRITKGKIQYGGRDLAKLKEADLRKIRGVDISMIFQDPMTALNPTITIGEQITEGLMEHQNLSKSSAKRKGLEYLEMVGIANPDIRFKQYPHQFSGGMRQRIVIAMALICEPDILIADEPTTALDVTIQAQILDLFRQIQKQTGVSIILITHDMGVVAQVADRIAVMYAGKIVETGSRRDIFYHARHPYTKGLLQSIPRLDQEGELIPIAGSPPDLFAPPQGCPFTARCDYAMEVCVRVYPERTHIQDAHLVNCWLEDERAGLGRNAAGKNSYY; encoded by the coding sequence ATGGAGAAGGTTCTTCAAGTACATGACTTGCATGTTCAATTCTCAACCTTTGGCGGGATTGTCCATGCCGTACGCGGCGTGTCGTTCAGTCTTTACCGCGGAGAAACGTTGGCCATTGTCGGGGAATCAGGATGCGGAAAAAGTGTAACATCACAAAGCATAATGGGACTTATACCAACCCCGCATGGACGAATTACAAAAGGAAAAATTCAATATGGCGGAAGGGACCTTGCCAAGCTTAAGGAAGCGGATTTGCGGAAGATTAGGGGAGTCGATATCTCGATGATTTTCCAGGATCCAATGACGGCCTTGAATCCGACAATCACGATTGGCGAACAAATAACAGAGGGTTTAATGGAGCATCAAAATCTATCAAAATCCTCTGCTAAGAGGAAGGGTCTCGAGTATTTGGAGATGGTGGGAATCGCCAATCCAGACATACGGTTTAAGCAATATCCGCATCAGTTCAGCGGCGGAATGAGGCAGAGAATCGTTATTGCCATGGCGCTTATTTGCGAGCCTGATATTTTGATAGCGGATGAGCCGACTACAGCGCTTGATGTCACGATTCAGGCTCAAATTCTCGACCTCTTTCGCCAAATACAAAAGCAGACAGGCGTCTCCATTATTTTGATCACTCACGATATGGGCGTTGTCGCCCAAGTGGCGGACCGGATTGCGGTTATGTATGCCGGAAAAATTGTAGAAACCGGCAGCAGAAGGGATATCTTCTATCATGCACGGCACCCCTATACAAAAGGGCTTTTGCAGTCTATACCGCGTTTGGACCAGGAAGGGGAACTCATCCCGATAGCCGGTTCTCCGCCTGACTTATTTGCACCGCCGCAAGGGTGTCCTTTTACCGCTAGATGTGATTATGCGATGGAGGTATGCGTCAGAGTATATCCGGAAAGAACACATATTCAGGATGCCCATCTTGTCAATTGCTGGCTGGAGGATGAAAGAGCTGGACTAGGGAGAAATGCAGCTGGAAAGAACAGCTATTATTAA
- a CDS encoding ABC transporter permease gives MHVKSKQPKEIPDEWFKPLDQKALDAEAVVRPSRTYWQDSWQMLRQNKLAMAGLVFLSFLVIMAIIGPSLSPNPIEKQSIMNQNMPPSSEYWFGTDDLGRDVFARTWYGARVSLFVGIMAAMIDFFVGVIYGGVAGYKGGRTDHLMMRIIEVLYGLPYLLLVILLAVVMGPGLFTIIIALSVTGWIGMARIVRGQVLQIKNYEFVLASKTFATKTRRIIRRNLLPNAMGPIIVQLTLTIPSAIFAEAFLSFLGLGIQAPHASWGGMLNDALGVILSGYWWRLFFPALFISMTMFAFNVVGDGLQDALDPKLRR, from the coding sequence TTGCACGTGAAATCGAAACAACCAAAAGAAATACCAGATGAATGGTTTAAGCCCCTTGACCAAAAAGCTCTTGATGCAGAGGCTGTCGTTCGCCCAAGCAGGACTTATTGGCAGGACTCGTGGCAAATGCTTCGTCAGAATAAACTGGCGATGGCAGGGTTGGTGTTTCTCTCATTTCTTGTCATCATGGCCATTATCGGTCCTTCGCTCTCGCCAAACCCTATTGAAAAGCAATCCATTATGAATCAAAATATGCCTCCTTCATCTGAATATTGGTTTGGCACAGATGATCTTGGCCGAGATGTATTTGCGAGAACCTGGTATGGTGCCCGTGTCTCTTTATTTGTAGGAATCATGGCAGCCATGATTGATTTCTTTGTAGGCGTGATTTATGGGGGTGTAGCAGGCTATAAGGGAGGAAGAACTGACCATCTGATGATGCGAATCATTGAGGTGCTGTACGGATTGCCTTACTTGCTTTTGGTCATTCTTCTTGCGGTCGTAATGGGACCTGGATTATTTACCATCATTATCGCTTTGTCTGTGACAGGATGGATTGGAATGGCGCGGATTGTCCGAGGGCAGGTGCTTCAAATCAAGAACTATGAATTCGTGCTCGCATCTAAAACCTTTGCAACAAAGACACGAAGGATTATTCGTAGAAATTTATTGCCGAATGCAATGGGGCCGATTATTGTTCAGCTGACATTGACCATTCCATCGGCCATTTTTGCGGAAGCTTTTTTGAGCTTTCTCGGATTAGGCATTCAAGCCCCTCATGCGAGCTGGGGAGGAATGCTGAATGACGCATTGGGCGTTATATTGAGCGGGTATTGGTGGCGTTTGTTCTTCCCTGCCCTGTTCATATCGATGACCATGTTTGCCTTTAATGTGGTTGGCGATGGACTTCAAGATGCACTCGACCCGAAGCTTAGGAGATGA
- a CDS encoding ABC transporter permease, with translation MNTFIIRRLVSMLLTLWLIITGTFFLMHAVPGSPFNEERTTNEAVQRNLIAYYQLDEPLVVQYVNYLKSVITLDFGPSIKKSSQTVNDMISWGFPVSLELGLYTLIVAIVSGITLGVIAALRRNGIIDYLAMTIAVLGISIPNFVLATLFIQVFAVKAGWLPAATWTSWRHMILPTFALATGPMAIIARLTRSSMLEVLTQDYIRTAKAKGLSPAKIVFKHALRNALLPVVTVLGTLAASILTGTFVIEKIFAIPGMGKYFIESINNRDYPVIMGTTVFYSSVLIIMLFLVDIAYGILDPRINLNKKEG, from the coding sequence CTGAATACATTTATTATCCGCCGCCTTGTCTCTATGCTTTTAACCTTATGGCTGATCATTACAGGTACATTTTTCTTGATGCATGCCGTTCCAGGCTCCCCATTTAATGAGGAAAGGACGACCAATGAGGCAGTACAGAGGAATTTGATTGCTTATTACCAGTTGGATGAGCCATTAGTCGTTCAGTATGTGAACTACTTGAAATCGGTCATCACATTAGATTTTGGTCCCTCCATCAAAAAATCCTCACAAACGGTGAATGACATGATTTCTTGGGGATTCCCTGTTTCCTTAGAGCTGGGTCTTTACACTCTTATCGTAGCCATTGTGTCAGGCATTACACTTGGTGTGATTGCTGCCTTGAGAAGAAATGGTATCATCGATTATTTGGCTATGACCATTGCTGTTTTAGGAATTTCTATTCCCAACTTTGTGTTGGCAACTTTATTTATTCAAGTGTTTGCTGTTAAGGCAGGATGGCTGCCGGCCGCAACTTGGACAAGCTGGCGTCATATGATTCTGCCTACTTTTGCCCTAGCGACAGGTCCAATGGCGATTATTGCGAGGCTGACCCGTTCGAGCATGCTTGAGGTGCTGACCCAGGATTATATCCGTACGGCCAAGGCGAAAGGATTGAGTCCAGCCAAAATCGTGTTTAAGCATGCCCTGCGTAATGCTCTTTTGCCTGTCGTGACCGTACTCGGGACATTGGCGGCAAGCATTCTGACCGGAACGTTCGTCATTGAGAAGATTTTCGCCATACCCGGGATGGGCAAGTATTTCATTGAAAGCATCAATAATCGTGATTATCCGGTCATAATGGGAACAACCGTTTTTTATAGCTCTGTTCTGATCATCATGCTTTTCTTGGTGGATATCGCCTATGGAATCCTTGACCCTCGCATTAATTTGAATAAGAAAGAGGGGTGA
- a CDS encoding M55 family metallopeptidase, with amino-acid sequence MKIYMSVDMEGITGLVDHTHVSSNQHNYERSRRIMTEEANAIITSLFMNGSEEVVVNDSHSKMNNLLVELLHPDTQLITGDVKPYSMVQGLDSSFDGAIFAGYHARASMPGVLSHTMIFGVRNMYIDDKPIGEFGFNAYVAGYYNVPVLMVAGDDQAAFEASELIEHVTTAAVKTTISRSAAKTLTPAKSKQLLAEAASEALKNRSRVKPLTPPKRPVLKIEFANYGQAEWANLMPGTELIEGTTIVQFEAEDILQAYQAMLVMTELAMRTTFC; translated from the coding sequence ATGAAGATTTACATGTCTGTGGATATGGAGGGGATTACAGGGTTGGTGGACCATACTCATGTGTCCTCAAATCAGCATAATTATGAACGGAGCAGGCGCATCATGACAGAGGAGGCCAATGCCATTATTACGAGTCTGTTCATGAATGGCAGTGAGGAGGTTGTCGTTAATGATAGTCATAGCAAAATGAACAACCTTCTCGTGGAACTCTTGCATCCCGATACACAGCTGATTACCGGAGATGTGAAGCCGTATTCGATGGTGCAAGGATTGGATTCCTCCTTTGATGGAGCTATTTTTGCCGGCTATCATGCAAGGGCCTCTATGCCAGGCGTCCTTTCACATACCATGATTTTTGGTGTTCGAAATATGTACATAGATGATAAGCCCATTGGTGAATTTGGCTTTAACGCCTATGTGGCTGGTTATTATAACGTGCCAGTTCTAATGGTTGCAGGAGATGACCAGGCGGCTTTTGAAGCTAGTGAGCTAATTGAACATGTTACAACAGCGGCAGTGAAAACAACAATTTCAAGATCAGCTGCGAAAACACTAACCCCGGCAAAATCAAAGCAGTTACTGGCAGAAGCGGCAAGTGAGGCACTTAAGAACCGATCGCGTGTCAAACCTTTGACACCGCCTAAACGCCCTGTTCTTAAGATTGAGTTTGCTAATTACGGACAGGCGGAATGGGCGAATCTGATGCCAGGGACGGAATTGATTGAAGGAACAACAATCGTTCAGTTTGAGGCAGAGGATATTCTTCAGGCTTATCAGGCCATGCTTGTGATGACGGAATTGGCCATGCGTACAACGTTTTGTTAG
- a CDS encoding YdhK family protein, with translation MQKRLLILLSIVTLILLGACSNSSPEEDKQEMDHSTMNHSSSGNLPDGIKESENPAFPVGSEAILKEGHMDGMKGATATIVGAYETIAYSITYTPTDGGDPVEDHKWVIQEEVEEATGDEALEPGTKVTVNADHMDGMNGALAEIDSAEKTTVYMIDYTPTNGGDKVTNHKWVTDDELSEK, from the coding sequence ATGCAAAAACGATTATTGATCCTGTTATCTATTGTGACACTCATTCTGCTTGGAGCCTGTTCGAATTCTTCTCCTGAAGAGGACAAACAGGAAATGGACCATTCAACAATGAATCATTCAAGCTCAGGCAATTTGCCTGATGGCATTAAAGAAAGTGAAAACCCTGCCTTTCCTGTTGGCAGTGAAGCTATATTAAAGGAAGGCCATATGGATGGAATGAAAGGAGCTACTGCTACAATCGTTGGAGCCTATGAGACGATTGCCTATTCTATCACCTATACACCAACAGATGGAGGAGATCCAGTTGAAGACCATAAATGGGTCATTCAAGAGGAGGTTGAAGAAGCAACAGGAGATGAAGCACTCGAACCTGGAACAAAGGTGACCGTCAATGCCGACCATATGGATGGAATGAACGGAGCTTTAGCTGAAATCGATTCAGCAGAAAAAACGACCGTTTATATGATTGATTACACCCCAACGAATGGCGGAGACAAAGTAACCAACCACAAATGGGTAACCGACGATGAGCTTTCAGAGAAATAA
- a CDS encoding DedA family protein produces the protein MILDFISQYIQSYGYFVIFGALFIAMIGIPAPEETLLVLIGGMLLESGLHFIQVIAVALLAANTAMLVTYLTGRKFGNQLVSRYGHKVHMTPAKWGRMKQKLEKYDGIRVIFTYFVPGVRQLVPFLSGIRKVSYTAFFLFTFTGSLLWTVFYTTVGYYLGGTLGPVFLGWFAIGMCVLFAGLILSKRFAKGSANEDHIVHK, from the coding sequence ATGATTTTAGACTTTATTTCACAATATATTCAGAGCTATGGTTATTTCGTGATATTTGGCGCCCTTTTCATCGCCATGATTGGCATCCCAGCTCCAGAGGAGACATTACTAGTCCTTATTGGAGGAATGTTATTAGAAAGCGGGCTGCATTTCATTCAAGTAATTGCAGTTGCCTTGCTTGCTGCCAATACGGCGATGCTTGTCACCTATCTCACTGGAAGGAAGTTTGGGAATCAACTCGTTAGCCGTTATGGACATAAGGTTCATATGACACCGGCTAAATGGGGAAGAATGAAACAGAAGCTAGAAAAATATGACGGGATAAGGGTAATATTCACCTATTTTGTTCCTGGTGTGCGTCAATTGGTCCCTTTTCTATCTGGTATACGAAAGGTATCCTACACGGCTTTCTTTCTTTTTACGTTTACGGGCAGCCTATTATGGACTGTATTCTATACAACTGTTGGCTATTATCTGGGAGGTACGCTTGGACCAGTCTTTCTAGGTTGGTTTGCCATTGGCATGTGTGTGCTGTTTGCAGGCCTCATCCTATCAAAGCGCTTTGCAAAAGGAAGTGCGAATGAAGATCATATCGTACATAAATAA
- a CDS encoding glycosyltransferase family 2 protein yields the protein MNMPVLTIVVPCYNEQEILPKTMDELTAVLLELMELKLVSNRSNILFVDDGSKDLTWNLIQVESMQNHLVRGIKLAGNVGHQNALLAGLEAAQKQSDCVISIDADLQDDINVIRTMVEKYNEGYDIVYGVRDKRQTDTFFKRNTALAFYRVMGTLGIRLIPNHADYRLMSRRALTELLRYKERNLFLRGMIPLIGFSQTNVYYERKERELGVSKYPLKKMLSFAFDGITSFSVAPIRFVTYLGFITLLVSVLAGSYALLQKWFGNTQSGWTSLMISLWMIGGLQLIGIGIVGEYIGKIFKEVKGRPIYAIDVDHYSEKLDDAANEAAWKREGTS from the coding sequence ATGAATATGCCAGTATTGACGATTGTCGTTCCATGCTACAACGAGCAAGAGATTCTGCCGAAAACAATGGATGAGCTAACGGCTGTCCTGCTGGAACTGATGGAGCTGAAGCTAGTATCCAATAGGAGTAATATTTTATTTGTCGATGATGGAAGCAAGGATCTCACGTGGAATCTGATTCAAGTGGAAAGCATGCAGAACCATTTGGTGCGAGGGATTAAATTAGCCGGTAATGTAGGTCACCAAAATGCCTTGCTTGCTGGCCTTGAGGCCGCGCAAAAACAATCTGATTGTGTTATATCCATCGATGCAGACCTGCAGGATGATATAAACGTTATACGAACCATGGTAGAGAAGTACAATGAAGGATATGACATTGTTTATGGAGTTCGAGACAAGAGGCAGACGGATACGTTCTTTAAACGGAATACAGCCTTGGCCTTCTACCGGGTGATGGGTACACTTGGCATTCGGTTAATCCCGAACCATGCCGATTATCGACTGATGAGCCGGCGAGCATTGACTGAGCTTCTTAGATACAAGGAAAGAAATTTATTCTTACGTGGAATGATACCCTTAATTGGATTTTCGCAAACGAATGTTTATTATGAAAGAAAGGAGAGGGAGCTGGGGGTTTCTAAATATCCTTTGAAAAAGATGCTTTCCTTTGCTTTTGATGGAATTACGAGTTTTAGTGTCGCACCAATTCGGTTTGTGACCTATTTAGGATTTATTACCTTGCTTGTCAGTGTGCTGGCCGGGAGCTATGCATTGCTTCAGAAATGGTTCGGAAACACGCAGTCGGGCTGGACAAGCCTCATGATATCTTTATGGATGATTGGCGGTTTGCAGTTGATTGGCATCGGGATTGTCGGTGAATATATCGGCAAGATTTTCAAGGAAGTTAAAGGGAGGCCGATTTATGCCATCGATGTTGACCACTACTCAGAAAAGTTAGATGATGCAGCGAACGAGGCTGCATGGAAACGGGAAGGAACCTCTTAA